Below is a window of Malania oleifera isolate guangnan ecotype guangnan chromosome 1, ASM2987363v1, whole genome shotgun sequence DNA.
tgtgtggtcaacatgcgtTTCAGCGTATACAAAATCATATATCTTTCTTTTAACTGAAAATAGTATGTATACTCATTGCTCATTTCTCATAGTATAAATCAGTATTGAAAACaattacatcatttacataataatatacagatatgcataaaagaatcTCCCTGGAACTAAATGCCATGAATAAACCCCCGTCGTCAGGGTTGTGCTACCCGAAGGCTAGATTAAAACATGGGGGATCAACCTAGACCAAGTCACTCCCTGCTAACTACGTCTGCACGCTTTCGCAAGCTCGCTTACAGgtctgattgccttaccacttcctaatATGTACCTACAGGGAAGGTAACACCTCTACCTGGGTCAATCGGctggaccacccaacaccactctCGAGTCTAGTGTGGGCGCACACAGTCAACTAGTGAAACTCTCTCTAGAAATGGTACCATACTCATAGCAACTGGGCCCTCAGGGTTCCtagagcatatcatgcaatttaagtaattaaaactgTACTTTAAACTCATTTCACATAAAGTCTGTCATTTTATAAACCTCAGCCTCGCGCTGTTTAATacaaactcggccctcggccctCTGTTGCAACTCGGCTCTCAGCTGCTGAATAAAACTCCGGCCCTTGGCCGTCTGGTAAAACTCAGCCCTTGGCCCTCTCATAAAAATTCCTGCATTTCTCAAACAGTTCCAATacatttctcaaacaattcaatatttcacaaacattctcCTTTTTGGTATTTCCATGACTCTCAAAATAGTATTCACCCGCCACACAATTTTTCGTATTtaaaacatagcccgtaggcaaaCAAGAAGAATACTGTATAAATGGTTTATAGGATCAAACCTAACTTTCCACCTTTCATTTCtattcaaaatatcatatcatatatcctaagtttggaGAAAAACTCATTTTGAATGGTCAATTTTCAAAGGGATAACTGAAAACATAGATACACAGTCAAATAATACTTTAATcggttcaaaatcattaaaatactacattaacttaatccccttacctgtttctaaCGACCTGAGACGCTAACAAATcgaaccctagctttttccctaattcaagaatccactccgctagacttgtagaaattcgctccttgatcctcgtggtaacttccattCGTCGAAACGGGCAATGAacggcgagagagagagagagagagagagagagagagagagagagatttttttaatgaagaagcaagcaaaatttccttttatagcccccttgacccagtcaaattcgtcgatgaaatgacgccttcgtcgacaaaccacaatagatcattcgtcgatgaacctcttccttcgtcgacgacgcctgaatttcggcgacgaaccacagaaggaccttcgtcgacgaaaacaggggattcgtcgacaaagcctgttGTTCCTCCTTGTAAATTTTCCTTTCtacttttctttatttaatttccgAGTTCGGATCCCTAcatgaaaaactagcaacatgttcattTCCCTCATCTCGGGTAGTTGGAGAACCATGGGGTGGGGAGATGCTGCCTAAATTTAGAATGAGTATAATCAAGAAATTTAAGCGATTGACTGCAATGTAAATGCATTATTCCTAAATGGGATAAGATCCGCAACCTTTAGAAAAAAGGTGGTGGATTTTATGATTCATGATACATGTcccataaacattatgagaatataattaACATCATTTATTTGAACAAGTTATAGGCTAGCATCATTTATTTGAACATGACATGGTTAATAAAACCTTGGAACTAATAGTAATttcaagtttttttcttttttgccaACTCTAATTTCACTGAGGGGctagagattttttatttttctatttaacTACTATCTTTCACACTATCTCAATGTATTACGCAGTCTATAGCTTGGTGTGCATGTGCACAATTCAAGTCATTCATGTCTATACTCCGTACCGTTATGTCAACTCAGTTTacttgtatattttgtaaaactgtTGATTTTGAACTCAGTATTTTGTAGATAAACACTTAAAACAACTTAGGACTACATATTGAGAGAGATAAAACTTTTGGAGATCCAAATAGAACATGTATCATGGGAGGAAAACTAACTTGGAATCAATTTGATGTGTTTACTACAATGATTATGTTACTTTTTATTTACCTTTTTGTTAGATCAAACATTTTTCCTTAGTGTAGTAAGACCATTTtatctatataatatatatatatatatatatatatattaaaattttaattgattttaagATCACTTAATATATTACAGCTTGACATCATATCATGTGTTGGCACATCCACAAGATCTGGGATGACGGCTAAGCATCTGATCTCATTAGTGCCATGTGACTCAACTTCCATTTTCAAGATTTTAGTTTACCTCTATACATTTTGGatgatttattctttttttttaaaaaaattttattttgttgaacttttgatgtttttcacagtttgaaattgaaattttgattaaattttatataatttaagataaaatataatataaaattattttaaatttgatttcaaattcatataattaagaataataaaataaataaatatttagatTAATATATGAAGTGCAACTAACAAGGCTGTCAAtagtgttttattttgttttatattttatttctaaaGATAACGAAGAAGATAAATGTAAATATATTAATTAAGTCTAGAAATTAAGAGAACAACTGTCTTTATAAATACAGAGGCCGATTTTGAGATGAAATTACATGAGTATAATATATGTCACAGTTGTCCACACAATTTACGAGCtcataatatttttttcataaaaataaataattataaatgaaaaatgatatttttgagatgtataatcTCAAGGATAAAggtcaaaaaaaataaaaaaaaaaactcctcatAGTAAACCCAGTACAATCGCCTTTCATCGAATATCGGATCCCTCGACTAGCTAAATATTACAATATATTTATAAATGAGAAAcatgaattataaaaaaaaaaaatgagcttctttttttcaaaaaaattatttgtttcAAGATTTAAATTCATtcttccaaaacctaaaaatacatgtaaattaaatattaaataaataattaattattaaaaaaaaaaaaaaaaaaagaacaaaggGTTTTGGACATTTTGGACACAATGCCATAGTTATCTCTACTTCTCCAAAGAAATAGGGTGGAACGTGGAAAGAGGGCGAGAAGGGCAAGGGCAGCTGAAGGGAATATCCATAAACGAGAAGGGAGAGGATATCCACCTACTCCCTGCCGACCGTAGAGACCAAAAAGGCAAAACCCAcagctcagagagagagagagagagagagagagagagagagggttttgggcaAAAAGGTGAGAAGGGCAGCTCAGCTCTGCATCAGCAAGGCTGACCTTTCTTTGAATTCGACATATCAGAATCTGTGTTTGCATGTAATATGCGTACATTTTTATGAATATATAGGGAATCAGATTCGTTGTCTGGTTGATCTTTCGGGGTTCTCCGCAGCTCaattgcttcttctttttttgtcttCGGATTTGTGGAGTCTGTGTCAGCGATGGCGAATTGTCACGGTGCTGTGCCCGACCGCGAACTGCCCTTGCCTTCTGCTCAACCTGGAAAGCTCATTATCGATACGGATCCTGGAATCGGTGAGACTTCTCTCTGAGACACGCAAACTTTGGTTGGATTTACCGTTCTTTGAGTCAACTTTGGTGGGCATTTAGTTTGTTCCGTTTGGGTTGAGGTTTTTGTGTGAGAGAAGGAAATGAGAAGAACATAATACAAAAAATCGTTTCCTAAATTTCATATATGATTAGGAATAAAAAATTCttgaaatattataaaatattatggCAAATAATGATTTATTGATTAATTTGCTACATATTTTGATACTCATTTTTTCTTGATTTAGTGAATAAGAAAATGtggatttttcttcttttttttccctaagtttcttcatttttcttcaagTTCCAAACGGATCTTTCATGGAATAATGAAAAGTTGAAACCTGGGGCCTGTGTCTTTGGAGGTCAGCTTCTattcaaattattttttgggaaacTTTTCCGAAAAAAATGTTCTGCTGTGATGACTTTTTTTATTTGGAAAAGAAGTTAAAATTTGATTGTAAAAGCAAAATTGGATGAAATTTCGCAATGCTGCTTTTGGTATTACGGAGTTCAAGCTTTGGATTTGGAATTATAGGAAATTATACGTAATACATTTTGCATTGCTATTTGTTCACATCTACagaaatccaaatccaagattgGACCTCCGTGTTCCCATACACAGGCCAAGTTTCCAGTTGTCTTTCAAATTGTGTGAATTTTCTGCACTATACACATTTATAGTTTGCTAGAAAATCCAGgctctttttttttcatttcttttcttgtTCACCAGATTATGTATTTGACACTATTAAATACACATTCTATCTTCAATTCATGTGGACAAACTGAACTCGGTGCTTTTATACTTTAAACAATAACCCAGCTTTAAAAGATTTTGGCAGGACAGATCAAACTAGTAATAACTAGACAGATATCTGTGGTATTGTAACCTTCAACAGCTTGCTGAGAAATTGTAAAATGCCAACTCTCCCTGACACAACTTACTGCTGCAGTTAATTGATTCCTCTTAAGGACCAAGAATTCTGCAGAAaatttttcaatggttttgaattgaGAATCTGAGATAATGCACCTAAGTAGGTGTGTAAATTGAAAGCCATCACACCAATAAAAATCTGTACTAGATTTCTACTCTTGAATCCCAATGTAAGTTGACACTTCTGCTTAAAATACAAAACAAATTAACATTGTTGTTTTGTTGATTTCAAAGGCACATTTTCCTAATTTGCTAGTGTTGATTTTTGGTGTGGATTACTAGTTTGTTTGTTTGCTTCCTTTTTGTCTTAATATATTGTTCACATATTGTGAAATTATATGTTATCTGCATTTTTGTGCAGACATGATGATGTAGCGAGTGACCGAGCATacttatatttttgtaattttcttagtttctttacaattatttttattaGGCTAATATCTATCAGATTCTAAGGCACTGTTATCTAGAGACATATTATTTCTGTTTACTGATGTTTTTGAACTTACTTTTCCTGCCTTCAGCATTATGAGCTTTCTAAAGGTgtgtgttatatttttttttccctaagAATTGGACTGAAACTGATTTTGTGTTGGATGCTTGTTTTGCATTGCATCATTTTCATGTGTGAGATCTCAATGGGTTTTCGGTCAATTCACAGATGACGCTATGGCCATTTTAATGGCATTTCAAACTCCGCAGTTGGAACTCTTGGGCTTGACAACGATATTTGGTAATGTTACTACAGAAGATGCCACTCGCAATGCCTTGCTTTTGGTATGTAATATTATTTTACTTTCATTTTCTACTAAGTTAATACATACTGTGCCATAATTTCAGGTCCTGTTTTTGAAATATGTTCATGATCGATTACTGTTTTTAATGTGCAAAAGGATAGTGTGAGATCGCTGGATGTCCGAGTGTTCCTGTGGCAGAGGGCAGTCCTGAGCCTTTGAAGGTAGCTCCTTTTTTAGATGTACTGCAAGTTGATTCTTCAAGAAAAAAGTTCTACTTCCTCTAGGGCACAGCATGTTTAATCCATCTTCTTactttttcattattttatatatttatttatttatttattgctcactttttttttttttaaattctcaaaCATAATTGTAGATTATTAcagttaataaaaaaaatttttttcctGATGAATTCATATTAGTGTAATTTCTTATAAAaattctgaaatttttttttaaaaatcttgtaAATATCTCCATTAGCTGTTACCTGTGAAATTTTGTATAGGACACCTGGAACATTTGCAATGCACAACACTATCAATTGATTAGGATTTTTGTAAAAGAATGCCATATGCaattatcatttaatttttgttattttcattttcGACCATCTGTTGGAAAGTTGATGTTGAACTGATTCTTGTATCCCCAGGTGGAGAGAAGGGGTAAAATTTTTAGTGATATCCTTTTGAATTGAAATATTAGTGATAACATCATCTCATGCAAGTTGCATTGCTAGAGTTGATGATCAATTGAGATGGGGTAGATCCTGTAGTTTCAAGTTTTAAGAAATAGTAGGATTTGAGATTGGTCTGTACTTTGTCTAGACTGGCCCATGCAGtggtaaaaaaaattaatggagCTTAGATATGTGTGTGctttattttctctattttatgtatatttatttatatatttatgaaatatcTTCATAAGCTTTTGGTAGTTCAGATGTTCTTTATATGCTGTAGCTTAACAGTGTTGTATTATGGGACAGGGGGGACGGCCGCAGGTTGCTGATTTTATTCATGGTTCTGATGGATTAGGGAACATATTTCTTCCTCCTCCAAAAGCAAAGAAAATTGAGAAGAGTGCATCTGAATTTTTAGTTGATAAGGTTTCGGAGTACCCAGGTGAAGTATCTATACTTGCACTGGGACCACTGACAAACCTGGCTTTGGTAAGTTGTAAATCCTAATATCCATTTTTTGTTTGGTTCTTGTTACTCAATGTTTTCAAGGATGAATGTTAATTGCTGTCATAATAATGTATTCATATCATCAAGGCAATCAAAAGGGACTCAACCTTTGCCAGCAAGGTGAAGAAAGTGGTCGTACTTGGCGGTGCTTTCTTTGCGTTGGGAAATGTCAATCCTGCTGCTGAAGCAAATGTAAGCACAAATTTTCCTACTTTCACTGTTTCCTGTACAAAATATGGCCTAATGGTTTGTATAGTTCTCATGCAACGAATTTCACCAGCTTAGATATACATAACGTGTTTACCTCTACTTCCTAGCAGTAAATTCTTGTTTTAGTTCGTTATTGCAATAAACAAGTTCATTGCAGTTCATTTTCTGGCAGCTAAAACTATGAATACATGCATGAACATATCTTTGCTGCACATGTGTAGATACATGTGGGTGTATGCTTGTGCATACTATACATGTGAAAAGAAATACACTCATGCTAACACATATGTACATGCATGTACAAATCCCTTATTGCATATAGACATATATACGTTATATGTATGCATAAATATTCATACACGTCACACTTAAACTCTCGTAGGCTTTGAACAGAACAGTAAAAACATGGGACATGAATAGAACAAAACAGATATGGAAACATGGAAATTCTACAAGTAAATGACATGATGCAAAAATAATGGGTGCAGTCTATTCCGGATGAAGTTTCTGGATCTCGCCCTGATTGCAACAGACAGTAGTTCTAGTCTGGTTGATTGAACTCTGCCTCTGGCTAGTGCTGATAAATGTGCCATCCCTTGACTGACTTGCAGATCTATGGTGATGCGGAAGCTGCAGATATTGTATTTACATCTGGGGCAAATATTGTTGTTGTTGGCATAAATATCACAACACAAGTCAAGCTAACAGGTGCAGTTCCACCTCTGAGTTTGCTTTTTTTCACTAATCTGAGCTGTTTTCCTGTTTTGATCAATATTCTTGccaaaataaatatgtatattttatttcagatgatGATCTCTATGAAATAAGACAATCAAGAGGAAGATACGCTCAGTTCCTGACTGACATTTGCAAGTTCTACAGAGACTGGCATGTGCAGTCAGATGGTGTCTGTGGTAATTCAAAAGTTTTGCAGTGTTTTGAGTCATAATTTGAATTAATCATTGGATAGATTTGAGTAACTCAGTGACGTTCTATTAAATTCAGGGATTTTTCTTCATGACCCTGTAAGTTTTGTGGCACTAGTTCGGCCTGATCTCTTTGATTACAAGAAGGGGGTAGTGAGAGTTGAGACACAGGGCATCTGTTTGGGGCATACACTATTGGATCAAGGACTGAAAAGGTATCTACAAACTTCATACTGTATACCAATTGGATTGCACTCTGGCTGCTTTTGTTAATGTTCAAATGTCACACTTATTTGATATAGATGGAATTCAAGCAACCCATGGACAGACTATTCCCCAGTTTCAGTTGCTTGGAGTGTCAATGTGGATGAAGTACTCGACTATGTTAAGAAACTGCTAATGAAACCATGAAAGCTACATGAACTTGTGCTTTAAATCTCAGAAGGTCTGACATGATGAAAATAAAGGTTGCGCCATCTCTTTCTTCACGTATTCTTGTTTTCCTCTTTTGCTGGTCACAGCCCTGCCAGAGTAATTAGTGTGAACTTGTGCTACAACAAATGATATTATTGATCTCGCGGATGTTAAATCATCTTGCAATTTATTCAAAGGTGTAAAACATTACCTCACTGAGATTCAACTGGTTCAAAATTTGCTGAATATATGGCTCAGCAAATGGGGACTTTTTAATGCATTGTATTGGATCTCTGTATGTATTGGTTTTTACACGACCACGTCTTAGGTGAAGATCTTTGCTTATGGTAACTGTTTGGTATGTTGGAACGGAATGAGATTTAGGTGGATGGATGgggaatggaatgaaaaattatatgGCAACTGAGTAGAATGAATGATGTAGAGCAATTCCTGTCGGTACCAAATGAATCATGAGTGTAGTAGGGCAAtgttttttgttttaataaaGCTGCAGTTGAAAAGTAGATGGCCGTGGTTAAATATTTGGGAGAACCAGCACAAATTTTACTTCCCCCATTTTAATCGACACCATATTATGAAGCCATTTCAAACATGGCTTGAGCAGTCTCATCTAGTGTTTTGCAATAAGCTagtctcatttatttatttattttttgtataggGAGGAAAGAAGCTTGGCAGAGGAAAATGAGTAGAGTAGTCtcattgttgattgattttgcatgtaaagaaaaaaaaaaaaaaaggacaaataTCTTGTGCTCAAAtgaccaaaaataaataaaaaaattagattttgaggaattaaataattaactctATAGCatatacaatatattgcaatctTTTCCTAGTGAGGTAGcaaatatcttatgaaattacATTTTACTATCTAAATTAATGAAAGAAATAATTTGAGAATAATAAAAgagataatttttattatttaaaaaattttaaaacattttttacaTAGTGTAAATAAATGATATCTCAAACTTTGCAACACAAGTTCTATTATAGtattataaattaataacatTTGGTTGTGAATTTTGAAATCattgattttattttcaatacCTTACACATGGTTTCCAACcataaatatgtttttttttttttatagaaattttatttaaaaaaaaaaaggagcacTAGTGTTGAGGTCCGAAAGCCAtaaagattttttcttttttcttttttgtttttttaaaaaattgagatCCATTTTTAAAGCAGTAGTGAAGTAATATTGAAGAGGAGAAACATTTTAATAGACAGGCAGAAGATAAATATTTGATTCGTGTCATTGAAAAGTTGCTACAAAACTAAATGgagtgaaattaaaataaaaatgtattgaaatatttttattattttaattaacgGATATCAACTCCATTACCCCCTTCACTAGTTGAGGGGGTGCAAGTGtcgattttaaaattttaaggggGCATTTGTCATGGATGGTATAGCTTTAGAGAGTAAGTGTATTTTTCCTTCTTATATATAAAAGTTAGTTTTACGGCAAAATATTCCAAAATGTTAATTGTAATTTCTTTTCTTGAATTAAAAAATAGTTGAATTTTCATGGACTAATTAGATTTTTCTCTAAAAATGTTAAAGttctaaaattatgattttttttaaagtatttaaATAGGGCATTCCATACAAGCACACACGTGTATATATTCAAGCTAGCATTCATTTGAAATGGTACGTAGTATATACTTACATGCAGTAACCACATgtgtaataaataaaatagtaatagcAATTTTATCCACAAAACCCACTCACTAAGCCTTGAATATTTCCTCCTGAGGTTCCACATGTTTTTGTATTAGTTATATAAGATAAAATGTCTACTGAATATTAGTCCTTGCCTCACTTCATATATTCTTTTCTTTGAACATGTGTAAgataatttccttttcttttttctttttttttttattacataggaactctaacCACCAACAAATCCTTtagaccccctggtgcggcaccaaacctacggacaagcgtcctccccctaggtctcgctgatcatgtaaagttcggaatgcggacacgacttccaTGTATCAGTTTGACGTTTGATCAACCCGATCCCTGAGACATATCTCCATTAACATCctcggtccccgctggctcatagagaattctcaccatccacgatctccgctggctcacagagcgaactctcactgTCCACTGTCCCCGctagctcacagagtaaattctcaccatccacgggTACCGCTgactccgtgagtgtatctacctgaaattgaactcccgatactccttcttacgtaCTGATacctttccaccgcgccatggctaattttcttttctttggttACATGCTCaagtgtttatttatttattttttttgtccaTATAAGAATGACAAGTGAACATGTTATTCTCATTTTGAATACATTTATTGTAACATTTTTCTTTCGAATTAAAAGCATTTTCTAATTTATGCTAATTTGCGAACCATTTGTCAATTATATATTGGTTATCATGGGCGAAATTTAGGAATGAAACTAAAGTTGTCATGTAATATCATCCAAGCAATCTCTAATATGAGTAACTTTTGTTAATGAGGAGCAATTCTTGAAAGTTTAATTAAACATAATAAACCAAATGGGCTCTGGAAATTAAGAGGAAGAGTTGAGGTTTTGAAAAAAAAGTTGTTTCCAATTAGAGGTAGCTAGACATGGTCAAGGGGTTTAGAAACAATGTAATTAAGTGCCTGCACCCTTTCCATGCCAAGTAAATCTTAGACCATGGTAAAATCTAAATTTATCAAACTATACCTATTAATATTTTTAAGATACATTGGATCCTTAATGCTCCATAGTTAAAAACATAATATATGTCATTAAATATTGAAAAAATTTTCTTGTAAGAGGAGAGGGACTTGCTAGAGTTGTCTTAGTACgtagaaaattgaaaatgaaagatGAATGACTTGTACA
It encodes the following:
- the LOC131160998 gene encoding uridine nucleosidase 1, with the protein product MANCHGAVPDRELPLPSAQPGKLIIDTDPGIDDAMAILMAFQTPQLELLGLTTIFGNVTTEDATRNALLLCEIAGCPSVPVAEGSPEPLKGGRPQVADFIHGSDGLGNIFLPPPKAKKIEKSASEFLVDKVSEYPGEVSILALGPLTNLALAIKRDSTFASKVKKVVVLGGAFFALGNVNPAAEANIYGDAEAADIVFTSGANIVVVGINITTQVKLTDDDLYEIRQSRGRYAQFLTDICKFYRDWHVQSDGVCGIFLHDPVSFVALVRPDLFDYKKGVVRVETQGICLGHTLLDQGLKRWNSSNPWTDYSPVSVAWSVNVDEVLDYVKKLLMKP